From a region of the Cucumis sativus cultivar 9930 chromosome 6, Cucumber_9930_V3, whole genome shotgun sequence genome:
- the LOC116404699 gene encoding uncharacterized protein LOC116404699 has translation MESKEGNEERTVYEERDQMAKRIIELEAELHRMKKDECAKGDEEEQDPSMCSKGTPSVEGVSDDETEDVASDSVPDKAADVVTEVNKEENVGDTRSSDLKVGTPCMLAFETEDTIIAHGTIFDAEGDGENIKVSVDVVLDGQCVIPNPTKEGVTKLTHEVGSHLMWPRHLVLTRNDKVIVCLIVLEFLCIKLY, from the exons ATGGAATCTAAAGAAGGTAATGAGGAGAGGACAGTGTATGAGGAACGTGATCAAATGGCCAAACGAATTATCGAGCTAGAAGCGGAGTTGCatagaatgaaaaaagatgAGTGTGCGaaaggagatgaagaagaacaagaCCCTAGTATGTGTTCGAAAGGAACACCATCAGTTGAAGGGGTTTCAGATGATGAGACTGAAGACGTAGCCTCTGATTCAGTACCAGATAAAGCGGCTGACGTTGTGACAGAAgtgaacaaagaagaaaatgtggGGGACACAAGATCAAGTGACTTGAAG GTTGGAACTCCGTGTATGCTTGCGTTTGAAACTGAAGATACTATCATTGCACATGGGACAATATTTGATGCTGAAGGTGACGGTGAGAACATCAAGGTATCAGTGGATGTTGTCCTCGATGGCCAATGTGTGATTCCAAATCCGACAAAGGAAGGAGTCACCAAACTGACGCATGAAGTCGGATCACATTTAATGTGGCCACGACATCTTGTTCTTACTAGGAATGATAAGGTAATTGTCTGTCTTATTGTGTTGGAGTTTTTATGCATCAAATTATACTAA
- the LOC116404664 gene encoding uncharacterized protein LOC116404664, with amino-acid sequence MGSSIQLNTPSDLFGVKRKCCIMVESLRDFSSMQPICTSCLDAYMMYLHTIMVQGRSSSLFKFMDAGSVSYSSYKQSHAQLLNARLLGAEYDQVVLFPYNSGNHWTLVVVNPTKGAAYWIDPLKNRIDGDMSEVLQMSFNISKKKKLNWKVVKCPKQNGVVECGYYVMRFMQDIISARSTSIVDVMKSLPPTYSQDEIDEVRSELAEFLSKHVHRA; translated from the exons ATGGGGTCATCGATTCAACTAAACACGCCTTCAGATCTATTCGGTGTGAAGAGAAAATGTTGCATTATGGTTGAGTCACTGAGGGATTTCTCGTCAATGCAGCCAATATGCACATCATGCCTAGATGCTTACATGAT GTACCTTCACACAATTATGGTACAAGGACGAAGTTCAAGCTTGTTCAAGTTCATGGATGCCGGATCTGTAAGTTACTCGAGTTACAAACAATCGCATGCGCAGTTGTTGAATGCTCGACTTCTCGGAGCCGAGTATGACCAAGTAGTATTGTTCCCATACAACTCTGG CAATCACTGGACATTGGTCGTTGTTAATCCTACAAAGGGTGCTGCATATTGGATTGACCCGTTGAAGAATCGGATTGACGGAGACATGAGTGAAGTGCTTCAAAT GTcattcaatatatcaaagaagaaaaaactgaaTTGGAAGGTTGTTAAG TGTCCCAAACAAAATGGGGTGGTAGAATGCGGGTACTATGTTATGCGATTCATGCAGGACATAATTTCTGCGAGGAGTACTTCGATTGTAGATGTC ATGAAAAGTTTACCTCCTACGTACTCTCAAGATGAAATCGATGAAGTTAGATCGGAATTGGCGGAGTTCCTTTCTAAGCACGTACATCGTGCTTAG